One window of Apium graveolens cultivar Ventura unplaced genomic scaffold, ASM990537v1 ctg3389, whole genome shotgun sequence genomic DNA carries:
- the LOC141701133 gene encoding pentatricopeptide repeat-containing protein At2g22070-like: protein MPDRDVRSWTMLISGLIQVGSCRMALDIFVEMHKEGAVPNKFTFSSVFKCCSRLNEFRMGKSVHGWIVCNAVFVDTALENSVLDFYVKCGSFSSAKRFFELMGDKDIVSWNIVINAYIQTCDMETALGLFRRLPVKDVSSWNTIIDGHLRNDYHGIAMELLYEMVKGGFALSKETFSIALGLAASLTALDFGKQIHGHLLRSGLHFDGFVRNSLIDLYSKCGKMEKALFFYKTFRKYDTSDGCSDNNNESLDDSFSQSSMVTGYIQNGKLQEALKIFSTMVTERFEVDKFTLTSIVTGCANAGLLELGQLIHAQIVKAGQPFDVFLSSSMIDMYAKCGKLDDAWSIFRETIVRNTVLWTSMISSYGLHGRGREAIQIFNWMLTEGIRPNEISFVGLLTACSHAGLLNEGMYYFMVMKEEYGIKPQVEHFTCMVDLFGRAGRLDEIKDFISKNKISHLAAVWKSFLSSCRIHKNIEMARWVSTKLFELEPPTAGSYILLSNTCASGDKWDDVAQVRGLMKEMGVKKHPGQSWIQLKNQVHSFVMGDRSHPEEAAIYSYLDELIRRLKEIGYSTEAGIVMQDVEEEQKELLIGFHSEKLAIAYALMNTSTKSPIRIMKNLRVCTDCHSFMKYTSLLLNRELVVRDLRRFHHFKHGDCSCGDYW from the coding sequence TATTTTTGTTGAGATGCACAAGGAAGGTGCTGTGCCTAATAAGTTTACGTTTTCGAGTGTTTTTAAGTGTTGTTCGAGGTTAAATGAGTTTCGTATGGGGAAGTCGGTTCATGGGTGGATAGTGTGTAATGCGGTTTTCGTGGATACCGCGTTGGAGAATTCGGTTCTTGATTTTTATGTTAAATGTGGGTCGTTTAGTTCTGCTAAGCGTTTTTTTGAGTTGATGGGAGATAAAGACATTGTGTCGTGGAACATTGTTATTAATGCATATATACAGACTTGCGATATGGAGACTGCGCTTGGTCTGTTTAGAAGGTTGCCTGTGAAGGATGTGTCAAGTTGGAATACGATCATTGATGGGCATTTACGGAATGATTACCATGGCATTGCAATGGAACTTCTTTATGAAATGGTGAAAGGTGGATTTGCTCTTAGCAAAGAAACTTTCTCGATAGCTTTAGGTTTAGCAGCTTCGTTAACAGCATTGGATTTTGGTAAACAAATTCATGGCCACCTGCTGCGGAGTGGACTACATTTTGATGGCTTTGTAAGAAACTCACTTATTGATTTATACTCTAAATGTGGCAAAATGGAGAAGGCtttgtttttttataaaacaTTTCGTAAATATGATACAAGCGACGGGTGCTCCGACAATAATAACGAATCACTAGATGACTCCTTTTCACAAAGTTCGATGGTTACCGGATATATTCAGAATGGAAAGCTGCAAGAAGCTCTGAAAATATTCAGTACAATGGTCACTGAAAGGTTTGAGGTGGACAAGTTTACACTTACAAGCATTGTTACCGGATGTGCTAATGCTGGCCTTCTGGAGCTTGGCCAGCTGATTCATGCCCAGATTGTGAAAGCTGGTCAACCTTTTGATGTTTTTTTAAGTTCTTCAATGATTGACATGTATGCTAAATGTGGAAAACTTGATGATGCGTGGTCCATTTTTAGAGAAACTATTGTTAGGAATACTGTGTTGTGGACTTCAATGATATCTAGTTATGGTTTACATGGACGTGGGAGGGAAGCTATTCAGATTTTTAATTGGATGTTAACTGAGGGTATAAGACCAAATGAAATCAGTTTCGTCGGACTCTTAACTGCATGCAGTCATGCAGGTCTATTAAATGAAGGCATGTACTATTTTATGGTAATGAAAGAAGAATATGGCATCAAACCTCAAGTTGAACATTTCACTTGTATGGTAGATTTGTTCGGGCGTGCTGGCCGTTTAGACGAGATAAAGGATTTTATTTCAAAGAATAAGATCTCGCATTTGGCTGCAGTTTGGAAATCATTCTTGTCATCCTGCAGAATTCACAAAAATATAGAGATGGCGAGATGGGTTTCTACCAAACTTTTTGAACTTGAGCCACCTACAGCTGGATCATATATTTTGTTATCAAACACCTGTGCGTCTGGTGACAAATGGGACGATGTAGCTCAAGTAAGAGGTTTAATGAAAGAGATGGGAGTTAAGAAGCATCCCGGTCAATCTTGGATCCAGTTGAAGAATCAAGTACACAGTTTTGTCATGGGAGATAGGTCGCATCCAGAAGAAGCTGCGATTTATTCTTACTTGGACGAGCTAATTAGAAGACTAAAGGAAATTGGTTATTCAACTGAAGCGGGTATTGTGATGCAGGATGTTGAAGAAGAACAAAAGGAATTACTAATTGGGTTTCACAGTGAAAAACTTGCTATAGCTTATGCTCTCATGAATACTAGTACCAAATCACCTATTCGAATCATGAAAAACCTTCGAGTTTGTACCGATTGTCATAGCTTTATGAAATACACGTCCTTACTTTTAAATAGAGAACTTGTTGTTCGAGATTTACGTCGGTTTCATCATTTCAAGCACGGTGACTGTTCTTGTGGAGATTACTGGTAA